Proteins from a single region of Gemmatimonas sp. UBA7669:
- a CDS encoding TonB-dependent receptor → MSQFSGSRHLPAFSGKTLRRVALVPLLLGLGPVLSLDWRTLWSAGELRGTASLGAQEAPHGDRRHLHGIVEDSISGRPLRDAEVTVEWTAEAKARMSRSRTDGNGRFDFRDLPASRVRIRVRALGFAPWTEVVDLTQADRLLTVHLSVATTVLQEVAVRADTLAERLGRVAATSTLDAAALASTRGQTLGETIKNLPGVAVVQFGPSIAKPVIRGLNSQRVLVMNGGLRQEDQQWGTEHAPNIDSFNADAVTVVRGAATVLYGPDALGGVVRVDHAALPDTGHLRGNVALNTFSNSRQGALSVGLEGADLSLPRIGTTGYRLRLTTRMAGNGAAPDYYLSNTGFRELNGSLALGVRRVWGRSELSLSRFSTELGVLRQAHVGNLEDLERAMRTEPRDSAFSYAIGRPSQRVAHTTLRSRTVFALPGDQELELVYGLQYNHRREYDNNGPLRFRNEPAFNLKLFTNSLDLRWTHARWHGWRGTVGTSAVAQGNQTLGKAFLIPGYDLWQGALYAQEELGLGRFSLLTGLRGDMISQTTLAYADAGIRSPAGTKSWRNVSGSLGAAYLLRDGLDVSLRVARAWRPPTVNERYAQGVHHGTAQYELGDASLSAEVSGGVEASLRHRGTRWQADVAAYANTIDGFIYLQPSEPVFTLRGTFPGYRYAQAPARLRGLELSSSYLPHARLQLSANGTLVRGHNRDTREPLFDMPADRVNLSARWLGTRSLLGTWHLGVGTLLVRQQDGVPSGTVYTLPTAGYALLSLDAGATGVMLFGQATTVSLSVNNALDTRYRDYLSRYRLFVNDAGRDVVLRITMPF, encoded by the coding sequence ATGTCTCAGTTCTCAGGCAGCCGCCACCTTCCAGCGTTCTCAGGCAAGACCCTGAGACGGGTGGCGCTCGTGCCTTTGCTGCTGGGCCTCGGACCGGTGCTGTCGTTGGATTGGCGGACGCTGTGGAGCGCGGGGGAGTTGCGCGGGACAGCCTCACTCGGCGCGCAGGAGGCGCCGCACGGTGATCGCCGGCATCTGCATGGAATTGTCGAAGACTCGATCTCCGGTCGTCCGCTTCGTGATGCCGAGGTGACCGTGGAGTGGACGGCCGAAGCGAAGGCGCGGATGTCACGCAGCCGCACCGATGGCAACGGCCGATTCGACTTTCGTGATTTGCCCGCGAGTCGCGTGCGCATTCGTGTGCGAGCCCTGGGGTTTGCTCCATGGACCGAGGTGGTGGACCTGACTCAGGCCGACCGTCTGCTGACGGTGCACCTCAGTGTGGCGACCACGGTGCTGCAGGAAGTGGCAGTGCGCGCGGACACGCTGGCGGAGCGTCTCGGGCGCGTGGCGGCGACGTCCACGCTTGATGCGGCCGCGCTGGCCAGCACGCGTGGGCAGACGCTGGGTGAGACGATCAAGAATCTGCCGGGTGTAGCCGTGGTGCAGTTCGGGCCGAGCATTGCGAAGCCGGTCATCCGCGGGCTCAACTCGCAACGCGTGCTGGTGATGAATGGCGGCCTGCGACAGGAAGATCAGCAGTGGGGCACCGAGCATGCTCCGAACATCGACAGCTTCAACGCGGATGCCGTGACGGTGGTCCGCGGCGCCGCCACGGTGCTGTACGGACCCGACGCGCTTGGTGGCGTGGTACGTGTGGATCACGCGGCCCTGCCTGACACGGGACATCTGCGTGGCAATGTGGCGCTCAACACCTTCAGCAACAGTCGCCAGGGTGCGCTGTCCGTGGGTCTCGAAGGTGCCGATCTCTCGCTGCCGCGCATCGGTACGACCGGCTATCGGTTGCGTCTCACCACGCGCATGGCCGGCAACGGCGCGGCGCCCGATTACTACCTGAGCAATACAGGCTTCCGCGAACTCAATGGCAGTCTCGCGCTCGGGGTACGTCGCGTGTGGGGACGCAGCGAGCTGTCACTCAGCCGATTCTCCACGGAGCTGGGTGTGCTGCGGCAGGCGCATGTGGGCAATCTCGAGGATCTCGAGCGCGCGATGCGCACCGAGCCGCGGGATTCGGCATTCTCGTATGCCATTGGCCGCCCGAGTCAGCGTGTGGCGCACACCACGCTGCGTTCGCGAACGGTATTTGCATTGCCCGGTGATCAGGAGCTCGAGCTGGTGTACGGACTCCAGTACAATCACCGCCGCGAGTATGACAATAACGGCCCGCTGCGCTTTCGCAACGAGCCCGCGTTCAATCTCAAGCTGTTCACCAACTCGCTCGATCTGCGGTGGACACATGCGCGCTGGCATGGCTGGCGCGGAACGGTGGGAACGAGTGCGGTGGCGCAGGGCAATCAGACATTGGGTAAGGCCTTTCTGATTCCCGGCTACGATCTCTGGCAGGGCGCGCTCTATGCGCAGGAAGAATTGGGTCTCGGCCGGTTCTCGCTGCTCACCGGTCTGCGCGGCGACATGATTTCGCAGACGACGCTGGCCTACGCTGATGCCGGAATTCGCAGTCCTGCCGGCACCAAGTCCTGGCGAAACGTTTCGGGCTCACTCGGCGCGGCATACTTGCTGCGCGATGGGCTCGATGTATCACTGCGTGTCGCGCGTGCGTGGCGTCCACCGACCGTGAACGAGCGCTATGCGCAGGGCGTGCACCACGGTACGGCGCAATACGAGCTGGGCGATGCGTCGCTCAGTGCGGAAGTGAGCGGGGGCGTAGAGGCGAGTCTGCGTCACCGCGGAACGCGTTGGCAGGCAGACGTGGCCGCGTATGCCAACACCATTGACGGTTTCATCTATCTGCAGCCGTCGGAACCGGTGTTCACACTGCGGGGCACGTTTCCCGGCTATCGCTATGCGCAGGCGCCGGCGCGCCTTCGTGGTCTCGAGCTGAGCAGCAGCTACCTGCCACACGCCCGTCTGCAACTTTCGGCCAATGGGACGCTGGTGCGCGGGCACAATCGCGACACGCGAGAGCCGCTGTTCGATATGCCAGCCGATCGTGTGAACCTGTCGGCGCGGTGGCTTGGCACACGCTCGCTGCTCGGCACGTGGCATCTCGGCGTGGGCACACTGCTGGTGCGACAGCAGGACGGGGTGCCCTCGGGCACGGTGTATACGCTGCCGACGGCGGGCTACGCGCTGTTGTCGCTCGACGCGGGCGCAACCGGCGTAATGCTGTTTGGTCAGGCGACTACCGTGTCGCTGAGTGTGAACAACGCGCTCGACACGCGATACCGTGACTATCTGAGTCGGTATCGGCTGTTTGTGAACGATGCGGGCCGCGATGTGGTGTTGCGGATCACCATGCCGTTCTGA
- a CDS encoding PAAR domain-containing protein, which translates to MSMPAARITDMHVCPMQTPGVPPIPHVGGPIVSPGAPTVIICVMPSATLSSTCVCVGPPDVVIKGSATVLLSNMPAARLGDSTAHGGTIVAGAPTVLIGG; encoded by the coding sequence ATGAGCATGCCCGCCGCGCGCATCACCGACATGCACGTCTGCCCCATGCAGACACCCGGTGTTCCGCCCATTCCCCACGTGGGTGGCCCGATCGTCTCACCAGGTGCCCCCACGGTCATCATCTGTGTCATGCCATCGGCCACACTCAGCAGCACTTGCGTGTGTGTCGGTCCGCCCGACGTCGTCATCAAGGGCTCGGCTACGGTGCTGCTCTCCAACATGCCCGCCGCACGCCTCGGTGATTCCACCGCGCACGGCGGCACCATTGTCGCCGGCGCACCAACCGTGCTGATCGGCGGCTAG
- the tssG gene encoding type VI secretion system baseplate subunit TssG, translating into MTRSTAPLRQLEDQAPGMAFVQLVRLLTRVRPDRSPLGGWADPAHEAVRLAVPPSLTFPPSEVAALRVPEDPNAPVEVDVRFFGLTGPQGVLPHVYTVHALTRSRARDTAFRDFLDLFHHRALSLFYRAWEYHRPAVAAERGDEDRLLHHLEDVAGLGTAGVRRASGDLADSLAYYSGLLALRTRPALGLSQLIGDYFDIPVTAEQFVGEWRPVLDGGQVALGDDGPDGRLGSAVIGTAVYDAHARVRLHIGPLTRAQFDALLPGGRDHGRLCELARLYADDQVGVDARLQLRKDDAPQAALGSTGTPRLGFGTWLRSKPATRDPDDVLLTLC; encoded by the coding sequence ATGACGCGCTCCACCGCACCGCTCCGGCAACTCGAGGATCAGGCGCCTGGCATGGCGTTTGTACAACTCGTGCGCCTGCTCACGCGCGTTAGGCCCGACCGGTCACCGCTTGGCGGCTGGGCCGATCCGGCGCACGAAGCGGTGCGGCTCGCGGTGCCGCCTTCGCTCACGTTTCCTCCGAGTGAAGTGGCCGCCCTGCGCGTGCCGGAAGATCCCAACGCGCCGGTGGAAGTGGATGTGCGCTTCTTCGGCCTCACCGGGCCGCAGGGTGTGCTGCCGCACGTCTACACCGTGCATGCACTCACCCGCTCGCGTGCGCGTGACACGGCCTTCCGCGACTTTCTCGATCTCTTTCATCACCGCGCCCTCTCGCTCTTCTATCGAGCCTGGGAATATCACCGCCCTGCGGTGGCGGCCGAGCGCGGCGATGAAGATCGCCTGCTGCATCACCTCGAAGACGTCGCCGGACTCGGCACCGCCGGAGTGCGCCGGGCCAGTGGTGACCTCGCCGACTCGCTCGCCTATTACAGCGGCCTGCTGGCGCTGCGTACGCGCCCGGCCCTCGGGCTCTCGCAGCTCATCGGCGACTACTTCGATATCCCCGTAACGGCCGAGCAGTTTGTCGGCGAGTGGCGTCCCGTCCTGGATGGCGGTCAGGTCGCGCTGGGCGACGACGGCCCGGATGGCCGTCTCGGTTCAGCGGTCATCGGGACCGCCGTGTACGACGCGCACGCCCGCGTGCGACTGCATATCGGCCCACTCACCCGCGCGCAGTTCGACGCCTTGCTTCCCGGTGGCCGTGATCATGGCCGACTGTGTGAGCTGGCCCGTCTGTATGCCGATGATCAGGTGGGCGTGGATGCCAGACTGCAGTTGCGCAAGGACGATGCGCCGCAGGCTGCACTGGGCAGTACCGGCACGCCTCGTCTCGGCTTCGGCACCTGGTTGCGCTCGAAACCGGCCACCCGGGATCCCGACGATGTACTCCTGACGCTCTGTTGA
- a CDS encoding type VI secretion system Vgr family protein: protein MTYTQANRPYKITTPLGNDVLLLAEFTGEEQVASLYRWTVRAWSTKTTIAPSELLLKAVSLSLQLPEGGQRTVHGVVSRFAQTGSARDDLVEYELEIVPPHWVLALEESFEIFQNKSVRDICGDLLKGTPFEWKLVRTLDPRPYCFRYRESRWACASRLLEQEGIWYRFDNSGSEAKLVLADTSASAQPAWNTAQLVFDTDARREGRLMGLTMQATPFVGETRVRSASEFLATRNVGNVVASGGEFKPPADAKAYLFEQQLTAHRSGITHSGGDSASDASKLPDDTKVYARLRQEQAESLAVVYRGTSTYVGLQSGAKTKVTAHPAAALNVELFVLGVTHRGSNGSYFSGGGQASYENSFEAIPAGTPYRPPRRTPWPRVAGSHVGTVVGPEGEEIYTDKHGRVQVVFKWDLDDSRKLDRSCWIRVAQPFAGQNFGAVFLPRIGHEVIVDFLDGDPDNPVVVGSLYNGANLPPWKLPDNKTQSGVRTKSTLKGGADNFNELRFEDKKGEELVYVQAEKDLTTLVKNDETRDVRHNRTTTITNDDVRTVKEGVDTHTIEKGKQTITVADNDREISVAKNQMVTIGENHTVSIGKDQTTDIGENDTTTVGSNLELTVGSNASITVGSNQETSVGSKRTETVGADAKDTIGGKYEIKVDGSAMTVTSAMKIELKVGGSSIIIDMSGVTIKAPMIKIEGQAMAQIKAPMTQVNGDAMVMIKGGITMIN, encoded by the coding sequence ATGACGTACACCCAGGCCAATCGGCCGTACAAGATCACCACACCACTGGGCAACGATGTGTTGCTCCTCGCCGAGTTCACCGGCGAGGAGCAGGTCGCGTCGCTGTATCGGTGGACGGTCCGTGCATGGAGCACCAAGACGACCATTGCACCGAGTGAGCTGCTGCTCAAGGCGGTGTCGCTGTCGCTGCAGTTGCCGGAGGGTGGCCAGCGAACCGTACACGGCGTCGTCAGCCGCTTTGCGCAGACGGGCAGCGCGCGTGACGATCTTGTCGAGTACGAACTGGAGATCGTTCCGCCGCACTGGGTGCTGGCGCTGGAGGAGAGCTTCGAGATCTTCCAGAACAAGAGCGTGCGCGATATCTGCGGTGATCTGCTCAAAGGCACGCCCTTCGAGTGGAAGCTGGTGCGTACGCTCGATCCGCGGCCCTACTGCTTCCGCTATCGCGAGAGTCGCTGGGCCTGCGCATCCCGATTGCTCGAGCAGGAAGGCATCTGGTACCGCTTCGACAACAGTGGCAGCGAAGCCAAGCTGGTGCTTGCGGATACCTCGGCGTCGGCGCAGCCCGCTTGGAACACCGCACAACTGGTGTTCGACACTGACGCGCGCCGCGAAGGGCGGCTCATGGGCCTTACCATGCAGGCCACGCCATTTGTCGGCGAGACCCGTGTGCGCAGCGCCAGTGAGTTTCTGGCCACGCGCAATGTCGGCAACGTCGTGGCCAGTGGCGGTGAGTTCAAGCCGCCCGCTGATGCCAAGGCCTACCTCTTCGAACAGCAGCTCACGGCGCACCGCAGCGGCATCACGCACAGTGGCGGTGACTCGGCCTCTGACGCCAGCAAGCTGCCCGATGATACCAAGGTCTACGCGCGGCTCCGCCAGGAGCAGGCCGAGTCGCTGGCCGTGGTGTACCGTGGCACCAGCACCTATGTCGGTCTGCAGAGTGGTGCCAAGACCAAGGTCACCGCGCATCCGGCCGCGGCGCTCAACGTGGAACTGTTTGTTCTCGGCGTGACGCATCGCGGCAGCAACGGCTCTTACTTCAGTGGTGGCGGGCAGGCCAGCTACGAGAACAGCTTCGAGGCCATTCCCGCCGGCACGCCGTACCGTCCGCCACGACGCACGCCCTGGCCGCGCGTGGCTGGCTCACACGTGGGCACGGTGGTGGGCCCCGAGGGCGAGGAGATCTACACCGACAAGCACGGTCGGGTGCAGGTGGTCTTCAAGTGGGACCTCGACGACTCCAGGAAGCTCGATCGCTCCTGCTGGATCCGCGTGGCGCAACCCTTTGCGGGCCAGAACTTCGGCGCCGTGTTCCTGCCACGCATCGGCCACGAGGTCATCGTCGATTTTCTCGACGGTGATCCCGACAATCCCGTGGTGGTGGGCAGTCTCTACAACGGAGCCAACCTGCCACCGTGGAAACTACCCGACAACAAGACGCAGAGCGGCGTGCGCACCAAGAGCACGCTCAAGGGCGGCGCCGACAACTTCAACGAGCTGCGCTTCGAGGACAAGAAGGGCGAAGAGCTCGTCTACGTGCAGGCGGAGAAGGATCTCACCACGCTCGTCAAGAACGACGAGACGCGTGACGTCAGACACAATCGCACGACCACGATCACGAACGACGACGTGCGCACGGTGAAGGAAGGCGTCGACACGCACACGATCGAAAAGGGCAAGCAGACGATCACGGTTGCCGACAACGATCGGGAGATCTCCGTGGCCAAGAACCAGATGGTCACGATCGGTGAGAACCACACCGTCAGCATCGGCAAGGATCAGACCACCGACATCGGGGAGAACGACACCACGACGGTGGGCAGCAACCTCGAACTAACAGTCGGCAGCAATGCCTCCATCACAGTCGGCTCCAATCAGGAAACGTCGGTGGGCAGCAAGCGCACCGAGACGGTCGGGGCCGACGCCAAGGACACGATCGGGGGCAAGTACGAGATCAAGGTGGACGGGTCGGCGATGACCGTCACATCGGCCATGAAGATCGAGCTCAAGGTGGGCGGCAGCAGCATCATCATCGACATGTCCGGCGTCACCATCAAGGCGCCCATGATCAAGATCGAAGGGCAGGCCATGGCCCAAATCAAGGCGCCCATGACGCAGGTGAACGGCGATGCGATGGTCATGATCAAGGGCGGCATCACCATGATCAACTGA
- the tssH gene encoding type VI secretion system ATPase TssH: protein MSVNLRGLIAKLNAPLRSAVEGAAGLCLSRTNYDVEIEHLLIKLHDATDTDLAVTLKHFGVNRTRFADDLARAVDRLKTGNGRTPSLSTSLVNALREGWVIGSVEYGAPRVRTGHVLLALLTVPELQRMAMDISKEFEKVPVDVLKKDFVTITSSSTEASAEIGSIDSVAAGASASGGGGGAPKAGGRTPNLDQYCVDLTANAKSGKIDQVLGRDFEVRQVVDILTRRRQNNPILVGEAGVGKTAVVEGFARRIVDGDVPPPLRNVRLLSLDLAMLQAGAGVKGEFENRLKGLIEEVKNSPTPIILFIDEAHTMIGAGGQAGQNDAANLLKPALARGELRTIAATTWSEYKKFFEKDPALSRRFQLVKVEEPTEDVCCIMMRAVVPSLEKHHAVHILDSGMEAAVRLSHRYLADRQLPDKAVSVLDTACARLALGQSATPGPVEDCKRILDDLALQERVLTREQTAGADHSERLAGIATRRTQVEADLAALESRWLKERDLVARILDIRGRLVAEAANADQTAADALRSEYNQAMGELEALQGEEPLVRPFVDASIVGEVISGWTGIPVGKMMSDELGTMLELEKHLGARVIGQDHALVDIARRVRTSKAGIEDPNKPKGVFMLVGPSGVGKTETALALSDMLFGGERNIITINMSEFQEAHTVSTLKGSPPGYVGYGEGGVLTEAVRRRPYSVVLLDEVEKAHPDVLELFFQVFDKGVMEDGEGRQIDFKNTIIILTTNAGTESIMKLTADPDTMPFPDAMAKALKPELDAVFKPAFLGRMVIVPYYPVRDENLKQIVRLKVGKIARRLREVHRLELQHDETLIQQVAARCTEVESGARNVDNILSNTLLPEISRMLLASMAEGQRPMALRVGVSDTGDFTYDTVVA, encoded by the coding sequence ATGTCCGTGAACCTTCGTGGCCTCATCGCCAAGCTCAACGCCCCTTTGCGCAGCGCCGTCGAGGGCGCCGCCGGCCTGTGCCTGTCGCGTACCAACTACGACGTCGAGATCGAGCACCTGCTCATCAAGCTGCACGATGCCACCGATACCGACCTCGCCGTCACGCTCAAGCACTTCGGCGTCAATCGCACGCGCTTCGCGGATGATCTGGCCCGCGCGGTCGATCGGCTGAAGACCGGCAATGGACGCACGCCCTCACTCAGCACCTCCCTCGTGAACGCGCTGCGCGAGGGCTGGGTGATTGGATCGGTGGAGTATGGCGCCCCGCGCGTGCGCACTGGTCACGTGCTGCTGGCCCTGCTCACCGTGCCCGAGCTGCAGCGCATGGCCATGGACATCAGCAAGGAATTCGAGAAAGTCCCGGTCGACGTGCTCAAGAAGGACTTCGTCACCATCACCTCGTCGTCCACCGAAGCCTCGGCCGAAATCGGCAGCATCGATTCCGTGGCTGCGGGCGCAAGTGCGTCCGGCGGTGGCGGCGGTGCGCCCAAGGCCGGTGGCCGCACGCCCAATCTCGATCAGTACTGCGTGGACCTCACGGCGAATGCCAAGAGTGGAAAGATCGATCAGGTGCTGGGCCGGGACTTCGAGGTGCGACAGGTGGTGGACATTCTCACACGTCGCCGGCAGAACAATCCCATTCTTGTGGGCGAAGCGGGCGTCGGCAAAACGGCCGTGGTGGAGGGTTTTGCGCGTCGGATCGTCGATGGCGATGTGCCGCCGCCGCTGCGCAACGTGCGTCTGCTGTCACTCGACCTGGCCATGCTGCAGGCAGGTGCCGGCGTGAAGGGCGAATTCGAGAATCGCCTCAAGGGTCTCATCGAAGAGGTGAAGAACTCGCCGACACCCATCATTCTCTTCATCGACGAAGCGCACACCATGATTGGCGCCGGTGGGCAGGCAGGCCAGAACGACGCCGCCAACCTGCTCAAGCCCGCGCTCGCGCGTGGTGAACTGCGCACCATCGCCGCCACCACCTGGAGCGAATACAAAAAGTTCTTCGAGAAGGACCCGGCCCTGTCACGCCGCTTCCAGCTCGTGAAGGTCGAGGAACCTACCGAAGACGTGTGCTGCATCATGATGCGCGCCGTCGTCCCGTCGCTCGAGAAGCACCATGCGGTGCACATCCTCGACAGCGGCATGGAAGCCGCCGTGCGGCTCTCACATCGCTACCTCGCCGATCGCCAGCTGCCCGACAAGGCGGTCAGCGTACTCGACACCGCCTGCGCGCGTCTGGCACTTGGCCAGAGCGCCACACCCGGGCCCGTCGAAGACTGCAAGCGCATTCTCGACGACCTTGCACTGCAGGAACGCGTACTCACGCGCGAGCAGACCGCTGGTGCCGACCACAGCGAACGCCTGGCCGGCATTGCCACCCGCCGCACACAGGTTGAAGCCGATCTGGCAGCGCTCGAGTCGCGCTGGCTCAAGGAACGGGATCTCGTCGCGCGCATTCTCGACATCCGCGGCCGCCTCGTCGCCGAAGCGGCCAATGCCGATCAGACGGCCGCCGACGCACTGCGCAGCGAGTACAACCAGGCCATGGGAGAACTCGAGGCCCTGCAGGGCGAAGAACCGCTCGTGCGCCCCTTCGTCGATGCGTCCATCGTGGGCGAGGTCATCTCCGGCTGGACGGGCATCCCCGTCGGCAAGATGATGAGTGACGAACTCGGCACCATGCTCGAACTCGAGAAGCACCTCGGTGCGCGCGTCATCGGACAGGATCACGCGCTGGTTGACATCGCACGTCGGGTGCGCACCAGCAAGGCCGGCATCGAAGATCCCAACAAGCCCAAGGGTGTGTTCATGCTCGTCGGGCCGTCGGGTGTGGGCAAGACGGAAACCGCCCTCGCACTGTCCGACATGCTCTTTGGTGGGGAGCGCAACATCATCACCATCAACATGTCGGAGTTCCAGGAGGCGCACACCGTGTCCACGCTCAAGGGCTCGCCGCCGGGTTACGTGGGCTATGGTGAGGGTGGCGTGCTCACCGAGGCTGTGCGTCGCCGGCCGTACAGCGTCGTGCTGCTCGACGAAGTCGAGAAGGCACACCCCGACGTGCTCGAGCTGTTCTTCCAGGTGTTCGACAAGGGTGTGATGGAAGATGGGGAAGGACGTCAGATCGATTTCAAGAACACGATCATCATCCTCACCACCAACGCCGGCACCGAGTCCATCATGAAGCTCACGGCCGATCCGGACACCATGCCGTTCCCGGATGCCATGGCCAAGGCGCTCAAGCCGGAGCTCGATGCGGTGTTCAAGCCGGCCTTCCTCGGCCGCATGGTCATCGTGCCGTACTACCCCGTGCGCGACGAGAATCTCAAGCAGATCGTGCGGCTCAAGGTCGGCAAGATCGCGCGCCGCTTGCGCGAAGTGCACCGGCTCGAACTGCAGCACGACGAAACGCTCATTCAGCAGGTGGCCGCGCGCTGCACCGAGGTCGAAAGCGGCGCCCGTAACGTGGACAACATCCTCAGCAATACGCTGTTGCCGGAAATCTCGCGCATGCTGCTGGCCTCGATGGCTGAGGGACAGCGTCCGATGGCGCTGCGCGTGGGCGTGAGCGATACCGGCGACTTCACGTACGACACCGTGGTCGCGTGA
- a CDS encoding DUF6931 family protein, which yields MTTPPVIAPDPLAACPPLLRWLLERAAPDDDALALLDPRQPLEALQTTWSAKGLHTSVIRLIASVLPARESIWWAWVSARYATQVVGGKAATAAVHTALAAVEQWIVRPDDDARRNAWDTGNAAGLDTPVGMVAAAVFLSGTTVAPANVPPVPPPPGAALPLISGAILMAAAANSEPDQVEVTMAAFAAQGLEIVKRLGGWDAALQLAHDTHQRLAHDYAQATAPAARGK from the coding sequence ATGACGACTCCTCCGGTCATCGCTCCCGATCCGCTCGCTGCCTGTCCGCCGCTCCTGCGCTGGCTGCTCGAGCGCGCGGCGCCCGATGATGACGCGTTGGCCCTGCTCGACCCGCGTCAACCACTCGAAGCCCTGCAGACCACCTGGTCGGCGAAAGGCTTGCACACGTCTGTCATTCGCCTCATCGCCAGCGTGCTGCCCGCACGCGAAAGCATCTGGTGGGCATGGGTGTCCGCGCGTTATGCCACACAGGTGGTCGGTGGCAAGGCGGCAACTGCAGCGGTACACACGGCATTGGCGGCCGTTGAGCAGTGGATTGTTCGGCCTGATGACGACGCCCGCCGCAACGCGTGGGACACTGGCAACGCTGCAGGTCTCGACACACCGGTGGGCATGGTGGCCGCAGCCGTTTTTCTGAGCGGCACGACGGTGGCACCAGCAAACGTTCCGCCCGTTCCGCCACCACCCGGTGCCGCGCTGCCACTCATATCTGGTGCCATTCTCATGGCGGCAGCAGCCAACAGTGAACCCGATCAGGTCGAGGTCACCATGGCCGCCTTCGCGGCGCAGGGGCTTGAGATCGTCAAACGCCTCGGCGGCTGGGATGCGGCCCTGCAGTTGGCGCACGACACCCACCAACGACTCGCGCACGACTACGCGCAGGCCACCGCGCCTGCCGCACGGGGGAAATAG